TTGTGGGCGTGGGCCCTGGATCCACGGATGCGACGTGAAAGGCTGCCCGGCCGAAACTACTAGACCTTGGCGGCCTCGGGAGCCTTGGGCTGTGCGTCGACTCCGGTTTCTTTACGCTGTGCTTTGGTGATCGGCGCGGGCGCATCGGTCAACGGGTCAACACCGCCACCCGACTTCGGGAAGGCAATGACATCGCGGATCGAATCAAAACCTCCGAGCAGGGAGACAATGCGGTCCCAACCAAAGGCGATGCCGCCGTGCGGCGGGGCACCGAAGGAAAACGCCTCAAGCAGAAAACCGAACTTTTCTTGGGCCTCATCCTCGCTAATGCCCATGACCTCGAAAACTCGCTCTTGCACGTCGCGTTGGTGAATACGAATCGAGCCGCCACCGATTTCGTTGCCGTTGCACACGATGTCGTAAGCGTAGGCCAACGCCTCACCCGGCTCCTGATCGAAGCTGTCCAGATACTCCGGCTTGGGAGAAGTAAAGGCATGGTGGACAGCGGTCCACTTGGAGTTGCCCAGGGCCACGTCGCCGGAAGCGGCAGCGTCGGCGGCTGGCTCGAACAGCGGCGCGTCAACGACCCAGGTAAACGCCCAGTCACCTTCTTTAATGAGGTCGAGTTTGCGCGCGATCTCCCCGCGGGCCGCGCCGAGCAATGCACGGGAGCTTTTCGCGTCCCCGGCAGCAAAGAAAATACAGTCGCCTGGTTTGGCGCCGACGTGCGCGGCAATTCCCGCCTTTTCTTCGTCGGTGATGTTTTTGGCCACTGGGCCGGCTAGTTCACCATCTTCCTGCACCAAAATGTAGGCCAATCCCTTCGCACCGCGCTGCTTCGCCCAGTCCTGCCACGCATCAAGCTGACGGCGCGGCTGGGAGGCACCCCCTTCCATGACGACAGCACCGACGTAATCGTTCTGGAAGACGCGGAACGTGGTGTCTTTGAAAAATGCGGTGCAGTCCACCAGCTCGATGCCGAAGCGTAAATCTGGCTTGTCAGAGCCGTATTTCTCCATCGCCTCCTGGTAGGTGATGCGCGGAATTGGGGTGGAGATTTCGTAGCCGATTAGCTTCCACAACTCGACGAGAATTTCCTCGGCCAGTGAGATGATGTCTTCTTGGTCAACGAAGCTAGCTTCGACATCGAGTTGGGTAAACTCTGGTTGGCGGTCCGCACGGAAATCTTCGTCGCGGTAGCACCGCGCGATTTGGTAGTAACGCTCCATACCTGCAACCTGCAGCAACTGCTTGAAAAGTTGCGGGGACTGCGGCAGGGCGTACCACGAACCCGGACGCAGGCGCGCGGGAACGAGGAAGTCGCGGGCGCCTTCCGGAGTGGAGCGAGTCAGCGTCGGTGTCTCAATCTCCACGAAGTCGTGGCGGTCGAGCACCTGGCGGGCAGCGCGGTTAGCCCTGGAACGCAAACGCAAGGCCTCCGCTTGGCGCTCACGGCGCAGGTCGAGGTAGCGGTATTTCAGGCGAGTTTCCTCACCGACTTCGTTGGAGGAGAAGTCCTCCACCTGGAACGGCAAAGCCGCAGACTTGTTGAGCACCTTCAGCTCGGTGGCGTTTACTTCGATTTCGCCGGAGGCGAGGTTCGGGTTGGCGGAGCCTTCCGGGCGCGGTTCGACCACGCCGGTAACTTGAATGCAAAACTCGCTGCGTAGATCGTGGGCGGCCTTCGCGACGGCGGACTCGCGGAACACGACCTGCGCGAGACCGGAGCGGTCACGCAAATCGATGAAGATCACGCCACCATGATCTCGCCGGCGGGACACCCAACCGGTTAGGGTGACGCTCTGGCCATCGAGTTCTTTGCGGAGGTCTCCCGCAAGGTGAGTGCGCAGCACGATACTTCCTTGTCCTTCCACGTGAGGGCTGTTGGATAACGTGAGGAAGTCTACCTGTCCCCCGGACAAGCAAGCGCAAAAGCCGTCGCTTGCGCCGCGTGGGCTGGGGTGGCGACTGCGCGCGGAGTTTTCTTTGGGGGCACGAATTGCCTCGCCCAAAGCATTTATTTGGCACACTTTCATCATGACTTTCAAAAGCGACTTCAAGCCCGGAGGAGGCGGCGGCCGCGTCTCCACCAGCTCAGGTGGTAAGGGCGGCCTCGGCGGTATGCCGATTGCTGTGGGCGGCGGCGGTATCGGCACAATCATCCTCGTCGCCTTGATCTATTTCCTCGGTGGCGGCCTCGGTGATGGCAGCCAACCTCAGCCTTCGAACCAATCCTCGCAAGCTAGCGGGTACAACCTCGACCACTGCACCGGCCCCGAAGCCGCGAACCAGTACAGCGACTGCCGGGTGGAATACACCATGTATTCGGTTGATCAGGTGTGGGATCGGATTTTGGCGGAGCAGGCCGGTGTGGCCTACGAGCAACCCGGGATGACCCTGTTTAAGGGCTCCGTATCCACTGGGTGCGGAAACGCGACCTCACGAACGGGCCCATTTTATTGCCCCAGGGACACCACGGCGTACATGGACGTGGATTTCTTTGACCAGCTCGCTGCGTTGGGTGGCGAAGATGGCCCCTTGTCTCAGGAGTATGTGGTCGCCCATGAAATGGGCCACCACATCCAGCACCTGGAGGGAACTCTTGGGTTGAGCAACTACAACGACCCCGGCGAGGATTCGGCTGCGGTGGCCATTGAGTTGCAGGCCGACTGCTACGCGGGAATCTGGGCGAAGCATGCTTCCGAAGGTCCAGACGCCGCTCTCGAACCGATCACCCGCGAGCAGCTTAGCCAGGCTGTCCAAACAGCCCGCGCCATTGGCGACGATAATATCCAGAAGCGGTCCGGCCAAGAGGTCGACCCGGACGCGTGGACACACGGCTCCTCGCAGCAGCGTGAAGAGGCGTTTATGGCGGGTTATACCTCGGGCAAGATGGCATCCTGCGACTTCCTTAACCGTGGTGTCTATTCCTCCTGATTGGGTTGCTCGCTTTCACCCCCGGTGTTGCTCTTTTGGAGTAGCGCGGGGGTGTTTTTTGGCGCGGCGGGGTGGACTCAACTGGAATAGATGACATATCATCAATGTTGTTAAGAGTGAAAGAAACAGCAAAAGCTTCCCGGAAGGACCAGATCATGCAATTCGGCATCTTCACCATCGGCGACGTCACCACGGACCCGACCAACGGCACCACCCCGACCGAAAAAGAGCGCATCGACGCCATGACCGCCATCGCCTTGAAGGCGGAGGAAGTCGGCCTTGACGTCTTCGCCACGGGCCAGCACCACAACCCGCCCTTCGTGCCCTCCTCCCCAACCACCCACCTGGCCTACATCGGTGCGCAAACGAAAAACCTCCAACTGTCGACGTCGACCACACTGATCACCACCACCGACCCAGTGCGTATTGCCGAGGATTACTCCTTCCTACAAAACCTCGTCGACGGTCGCATGGACCTCATGCTCGGACGCGGCAACACCGGGCCGGTCTACCCCTGGTTTGGCAAAAACATCATGGATGGCATCCCCCTTGCAGTCGAGAACTACCACCTTCTTCGCCGCCTGTGGCGTGAGCCGGTAGTTAACTGGGAAGGCAAGTTCCGTACCCCGCTCAACGGGTTTACAGCCACACCTACACCGCTGGAGAAGGTTCCGCCGTTTGTGTGGCACGGCTCCATCCGCTCACCGCAGATCGCCGAGCAGGCCGCCTTCTACGGGGATGGCTTCTTCCACAACAATATCTTTTGGAACAAGGAACACACCGCGGCGATGGTCAACCTGTATCGCCGCCGCTTCGAAGCCTACGGCCACGGCCGCGCGGATCAAGCAATCGTTGGCCTCGGCGGCCAGGTCTTTATGGCCGAGTCGGAGGAGGCTGCCGTCAAGCAGTTCCGCCCCTACTTCGACAACGCCCCCGTCTATGGACACGGCCCCAGCTTGGAGGAGTTCACCACAACAACGCCACTGACTGTCGGTACCCCGGAGATGGTCATTGAGCGCACCCTCCAGTTCGCCGACTGGGTGGGCGACTACCAGCGCCAGCTCTTTCTCATCGACCACGCCGGTTTGCCTTTGGAAGTTGTCCTCAACCAGATCGAAATCCTCGGCACCCAGGTGGTTCCGGAACTGCGCGAGCGCATGGAAAAGCGCCGCCCCGATCACGTCCCCTCCAACCCGCCGACTTTCGATACCCTGCTCGCCGCGAAGCAGGCCGGCGAGGACCACCCGCACTTTAGCGTCGAGCCTGGAAAGGAGCAGTAAAAATGGCTCAACTTGTTGTTCTCAGCGCCGGGTTGTCAACGCCTTCCGCCACCCGCCAGGTAGCAGATTCCATCGCCACGGCCGCGCAGTCTCTCGCCGCCGACCGCGAACAGGTCAAGGTGACCACAGTAGAAATCCGCGACTACTCCCCTGAGCTGATTCAGGCTTCCACCACCGGCGTCGTGCCGCAGCGCCTTGCCGATGTCTTCCGGGAGCTATCTTTAGCCGACGGCCTGATCGCCGCCACCCCTGTTTTTAAGGCGAGCTACACGGGACTGTTTAAGCTCTTTTTCGACCTGCTCGACACCGAAGCGCTCAACGGTATGCCCACCGTGTTGGTGGCTACTGCCGGCACTGCACGTCACTCCCTGATTACCGAGTACGCAATGCGGCCTCTGTTTACCTTTATGCGTGCGGTGGTTGTGCCTACTTCCGTCTTTGCCGCCACTGAGGATTTCGGCGGTGCCGAGGGCCGGGAGATGCAGGAGCGCATCAACCGCGCCGCCAGCGAGCTTGTTGGGCTCATGATTGCAAACCCTGGCTTGGGCTCAGGAAGCGCCGCCCGCCCGCGCCGAAACGGAGTCGACCCGGAAGAAGATTTCGTCCCTTTCAGGAATTTGCTTCACGGCGACGCTGAAAGCTAAGCGCGCTACCAGAATAGCTGTCCGGGACTGGCCGAAAGGCCACCCCGGACGCTTTTTGCCTGCGTTGGTGCAACGCACCTCGCCCCACCGTGAACTGCACCACGGTGAGGTAAAGTTTTGCGCATGCCCCGCAGCACCGTCAGCGTTGTTGACCTTTTCAGCATCGGTATCGGCCCATCATCTTCCCACACTGTCGGCCCGATCCGAGCCGCTAACCAATTCGTGGAGGACCTGGGAGCGCTTCCCGCCCGCGTGCGTGTGGAATTGCGTGGCTCCCTTGCAGCAACCGGCATCGGTCACGGCACCGACCGCGCCGTCCTCCTTGGCCTAGTTGGCTGGACACCATTGACCATTTCCTCGGATGTGCGCCCTTTGCCGGGTGAAGCCATCCCTGCCTCAGGCACTGTGGAAGGCCCCGCTGGCAGCATCGAGTATGAAATAGTCTTCGATCCAACCCCTGTTCCACAACACCCCAATTGCTTAATTTTTGACGCCTGGGACGAGCAGAGCAACCAGGTTGCCTCCCGCGTGGAGTTTTTCTCCATCGGCGGCGGATTCATCCTTGATTCCGCCGGGATCAAAGCGAAAGGGCAAAAAGCAGCTATCTTTTCCGCCCAGGGCACGCCTACCGTCCCCTTCGCGTTTCATAGTGGCGAGGAACTGCTCACGATCTGTGAAGCACATGGACTTAGCATTGCCCAGGTCATGCGCGCCAACGAAGAAGCCCTTCACGGGTGGGATAAATTGCGCCTGCACCTCGATGAGGTGTGGAACGTGATGCAAGAGTGCGTCTCGAAAGGTGTCAAGTCGGAGGGTGTTTTGCCTGGCGGCCTCAACGTGACGCGCCGCGCGCCACGGCTCTATCGCCTGCTCACCGCCGAATGTGAGTCGTCGACGTCGCGAGGGCTCGACGCAATGGAGTGGGTCAACCTGTATGCGCTAGCCGTCAACGAAGAAAACGCGGCCCACGGCCAGGTGGTCACCGCCCCAACCAACGGCGCAGCCGGCATCATTCCCGCGGTTATGCATTATTGCCGTGATTTCACCGACGATTTCACCATCGAACGCGCCCGTGAGTTCTTGCTCACCGCAGGCGCTATCGGCGTCATCATTCGAAACAATGCCTCCATTTCGGGCGCGGAAGTCGGCTGCCAGGGCGAAGTTGGATCCGCCTCCGCGATGGCGGCGGCAGGCATGTGCGCCTTTTTGGGTGGCTCGCCCCAGCAGGTCGAAAACGCAGCCGAGATCGCCCTTGAACACAACCTCGGCTTGACGTGCGATCCGGTGGGCGGTCTGGTGCAGGTACCGTGCATCGAACGCAATGCCATCGGCGCAGTCAAGGCGATCAACGGAGCGCGTTTGGCCAAGCTTGGCGACGGCACAAATATCGTCGCCCTCGATGATGTCGTTGAGACAATGGCCGCAACAGGCCGGGATATGAACACCAAGTACAAAGAAACGTCGATGGGAGGACTAGCGGTGCAGTTGGGTATGCCCGTCAACATCACGGAATGCTAACTTAGCCCCACAATCCCACGTGCCCCCAGCATGCCGGCGCCATGCTGTAGCTTGGTGAATCCTTTCGCCCCAGGTTTGACTGAAACTATCTACGAACCGCCTCAATTACGGCATCGACCGTCAACGCGACATCAACTTGAGTATGCGCAGCGAGATCTTTTACCGCGACGGTCCCAGCCTCCAACTCGCGCTCGCCGAGAACTAACGCATAGCGCGCTTGGGCACGGTCAGCGCCTTTCATCGCCCCTTTCAGTCCGCGCCCGCCATAGCTCATGTCGGCGCTGATTCCGGCGGCCCGAATAGCGTCGATAAGCGTGCTCATGCGTTTGCTAGCGGCCAGACCGATGGCAACTCCGAAAACGTCGACGCGGCTGTCTACACCATCAAGGGTGACACCCTCAGCTTCCAGAGCTAAAACGGTGCGATCAACGCCAAGGCCGAAACCGATCCCGGAAAGATCCTGGCCACCGATCTGTGCCATCAAACCGTCGTAGCGTCCGCCCCCACCAATGCCGGACTGGGCCCCTAAACCATCGTGGACAAACTCAAACGTCGTCTTCGTGTAATAGTCCAACCCACGCACCATGCGCGGGTTGATCGTGTACTCGATCCCAAGATCGTCTAGGGTGCCCAAGACCGTTTCAAAGTGGACGCGGGACTCAGCGGAGAGGTGATCGAGCATCAGGGGGGCGTCGACAAGCAAATTCTGCACCTCACCGCGCTTATCGTCCAAGACACGCAACGGGTTGATCTCCGCACGGCGCCGCGTCTCCTCGTCGAGCGGGAGCTTGAACAAAAATTGCTGCAGTTTCTCGCGGTACTGCGGCCGACAAGTGTTGTCACCGAGGCTGGTCAGCTCAAGGCGAAATCCTGTCAAACCAACTGAGCGGTAACAGCGATCAGCCAAAGCGATAACCTCCGCATCTAAAAGCGGATCGTCCACACCAATCGCCTCAACACCAACCTGCTGGAGCTGGCGGTAACGCCCCGACTGCGGACGCTCATAGCGAAAGAACGGCCCATAGTAGTTAAGCTTCACCGGCAAATAACCACGATCCAGATTGTGCTGAACCACCGCGCGCATCACACCCGCAGTACCCTCAGGGCGCAGCGTGACCGAGCGTTGCCCACGATCGTTAAAGGTATACATCTCCTTCGACACAATGTCAGTCGATTCCCCCACACCCCGAGCAAACAACGAGGTGTCTTCAAAAATGGGCAGCTCAATATGTTGGTAACCAGCCACACGCGCCTGACGCGCAAACTCGTCGCGCACACGAATAAACGTCGAAGACGCCGGCGGAATATAATCCGGCACGCCCTTCGGCGCGGACAAAGATACTTGGTTGCTGCGCTGGGGCGCTGTGTTGCTCTCGGTCATAGCAAAAGATTCTAGCGCCGCCGATTTACCCCAGCGTCTACCGTCCCGCACAGGCAGCGAGCAGGAAAGGATTCGTGGCGCGCTCGTGAGCCATCACAGTAGTAGGACCGTGGCCGGGCAAAACGGCAGCGTCGTCGTCGATCTCCCACACGGGCCCGCGCAAACTATCCTGCATCTTGTCAGGGTCCGAGTGCGGTAAATCCGTCCGCCCGACCGAGCCGCGAAACAACACATCTCCCGCGATGACAAAGCCGGCACCGACGAAAAGTGTGCTCCCCGGCGAGTGCCCAGGGGCGTGGCGAGCACGTAAGGTGATCCCGGCAAGGGTCAGGTTTTCCCCATCCTGAACATGGCGCACATCCGCGATCGGCTTCATGTTGTCCACGTCGAAAGGCAGCCGCAGGCGCAACGACACCCCCTCACCGCCGTCCAACATGAACTCGTCCGCCGGGTGGATGTGTGTGGGCAGAGCAAACAAACCAGCATCACGAGTGTGATCGATGTGCCCATGGGTCAACAGCACCGCACACAACGAAGCATCCTCCTGCTGGACAACCTCCATCACCTTCGGATACGCCCCGAGGCTCGGGTCGACGACGAAAGCGGGGTTGCCCGGCAAATCCTCATTGATAAAAACATAACAATTCGTTTGGAAGGGTCCCGCAGCAAAACCGGTGATCTTCATGGACGACAGCCTAATAGCTGCTGCACCGGAATCAGCCCACATCTGGCTGCTAAGCTTTCTTTTCACATCTGCCGGGCTGCCCCGGCTCAGCAAATCTTCAACACTCAACTGCTATAGCGAGGTAATGACACCGTGGCAAACAACGAACAGCGAGGCAAAGATGCCCTGAAGCACCTGGAGCGCGAACTGAACTCCCGCGACCGCAAAGAAAAGTCCGCACCATGGACAATCGCCGCACTATCTGCCGTCGTGGTGCTTGCTGCAGGTGGCGGCATCTTCTTTTTGGCCAACCAGGACAACGACAACTCAGACACTGACGCTGCTACCTCCGCCGCGCAATCCCGTACAGAATCTGCTGAGCAGGAAACGATTGAAGCCGAGCCGATCACCGGCGAGCCTTTGACAAAAAAGCGCGCCACCCCTCTCGGAGACACTGTAAGTTGCGCCTACGAAGCATCCCCAGGTGAGCCCGGCAGGGACGTGGGCACCCCCGCAACTGACAACATTTCTGCGCAGGGCACGGTAACGATCAACCTTGACACCAGCGCCGGACCAATCGGCATGGAACTTGACCGTGCGGTTTCCCCCTGCACCGTCAACTCGATCGAATACCTCGCCTCCCAAGGCTACTTCGACGAAACCGTCTGCCACCGTCTCACCACCAGCGAAGGTTTGAAGGTTCTGCAGTGCGGCGATCCCACCGGAACCGGCTCGGGCGGGCCAGGCTTTACCTTTGCCAACGAGTACCCCACCGATGAGGCATTAGAGAAGGTCGACTTATCCCAACTTCCCGACGGGCTTCCCGCCGAACAGTTAGAACAGTTCAAGGGCCAGTTGCTGCAAGGCGAAACCCCCGTGGTCTACGAACGAGGAACGATCGCTATGGCCAACGCTGGATTGGGCACCAACGGCTCCCAATTCTTCCTCAATTACGGCGATTCCACCTTGCCGCCGAGCTACACCTACTTCGGGACGATCACCGACGAAGGTTTGGCGACACTGGACAAAATAGCTCAGGTCGGTGCTGAAGACGGCCTGCCTGATGGTGCACCTGTCGAGGAAGTCAGAATTGTCAAAGCCACCATCGCTTAACGGTGCTTAAGCAAGAAAGCAGCGCGCCGGCAGGTAGTTAGCAACACAAATGTGTTGCACATTTGTACGATGGGAGTTAGAGTGAGCTGCGTAATTTCGATGCTCCGAAAGATTGGATCACTCATGAAGCTTCGCAACGGCATTGTTGCTGCACTGACTGCAGGCGCACTGGTTACCGCTGGTGTTGCTCTTCCGGCACAGGCTCAGACCACCGCCACCACCACCGCTACCACCACCGCCGCCGCTCCGGCTCCCACGACGCCGGCGAAACCCACGCCGACCGCGAAGAACGAGTCTTCTTTTGGTTCCTCCGATGATTGGAACGAGAAGAACAGCAAGGAAAAGGCTGAGGAAATCAAGTCCTGGCTCAGCGTCATCACCGCGATCATCGGTGTGCTCAGCGCCATTGGTGGCTTCGCCGCCAAGTACATCACGATGTTCTAAAGACTCAACTTAGTGAGCCTGAAGCCACCCTCTCCACCACGGACTGGGTGGCTTTCCTTATCCCGCAGAACTTCTCAGGGGCGGCAGCGAGGCAGTAGCGACGCCCCTTCATTGCGCCTGAGCCCGTGAAAATTTCTTTTTCTAGGCAGTCACACGGAAAACATCGAAAACACCCTCGATGTTGCGCACCTGATTCATCAAGGCTCCGAGCTGCTTGGTGTCGGAAACACCGACGGTAAACCGAATGTTGGCAATGTTATCGTTGCCAATCTTCGAGCTCAAAGCGGTAATGGGAAGCTTTTGTTCGGACAGTACTCCCGTTAGCTCCGCGAGAAGTCCCTGCCGGTCCAAAGCCTCAACATTCAAGGTGGCCATCGTCGCGGAGCCGGCGCTGGAAGCCCCCGCCCACGCCACAGAAATAAGTCGCTCCGGTTCCTCGTTGAGCTTCGCTGCGTTTGTGCAATCCGAACGGTGCACCGACACCCCTCCACCGCGAGTGACAAAACCGAAAATTTCGTCTCCCGGCACCGGCTGGCAACACTTCGCCAACTTCGCCATCACATCCGGGCTGCCCTCCACCAAAATGCCTACGCTTGAGTCACGGATCTCAGGGCGCACCAGCTCGGACATCGGGGTGCGCGCCGCCAGCGCGTCCACAGCATCGCCCTCCCCGCCGAACAAATCAGTCAGAAGCTTGGCCACGTGCTGCGCCGACACGTTGCCCGCGCCGATCGCGGTGTAGAGGGAATCAACATCCGGGTAATGCAACTGGGCGGCTACACTACGCATCGAATCCGCTGTGAACAGGCGGTGCATCGGCAAACCACCGCGCTGCACCTCCGCCGCAAGCGCGTCCCGGCCTGCCTCCAAGTGCTCCTCACGGCGCTCCTTGGCAAACCACTGGCGGATCTTTGCCTTTGCTCGCGGCGAAACCACGAACTCCTGCCAGTCGCGCGAAGGACCAGCGTTGACATCCTTGGAGGTAAACACCTCAACTTTGTCGCCGGAGTTGAGCTTCGACTCAAGCGCGACAAGTTTGCCATTGACCTTGGCGCCAATACACCTGTGCCCCACCTCAGTGTGCACAGCATAAGCGAAGTCGACGGGTGTAGAACCTGCCGGGAGGTTGATCACGTCGCCTTTTGGGGTGAAAGCGAAAATCTGCTGACTGCTCAGGTCGTAGCGCAAAGAATCGAGGAACTCGTTCGGATCCGCAGCTTCTTTCTGCCAATCCAGCAGTTGACGCATCCACGCCATTTGGTCGATCTCCGCCTGATCGCCCTTGTGGGAACCCTTCGATTCTTTGTACCGCCAATGCGCAGCGACACCGAACTCCGCGTTGTAGTGCATCTCATGGGTGCGCACCTGCACCTCGAGCGCCCGACCTCCCTCGGCAATCACCGTAGTATGCAACGACTGGTAGACGCCGTAACGCGGGCTAGACACGTAGTCTTTGAACCTGCCCGGCAACGCGGAATACAGCGAGTGGACGACACCGATCGCGGCATAGCAATCGTGGACATTGTCAACCAACACACGCAGGCCAACTAAATCGAAAATCTCATTGAACTCATGGCCTCGCACGACCATCTTTTGGTAAATCGACCAGTAATGCTTCGGCCGGCCCATCACCTCAGCTTTGATGTTGTTGGACTTAAGCTCCGCCTGGAGCTGCTGAGTAATCTCCTTAAGCGCGCGGTCTCT
The Corynebacterium sp. BD556 genome window above contains:
- a CDS encoding RelA/SpoT family protein — translated: MTNEKMAKRSGTSVRSVSARLARSLTGGRVKVNPVLDPLMSLHRTYHPKADAEQLNRAYDTAERLHEGVFRKSGDPYITHPLAVATICGEIGMDTTTLVAALLHDTVEDTDYSLADLTRDFGPEVARLVNGVTKLDKVALGAAAEAETIRKMIVAMAEDPRVLVIKVADRLHNMRTMRFLPPEKQAKKAKETLDVIAPLAHRLGMASVKWELEDLAFAILYPKKYEEIVRLVADRAPSRDRALKEITQQLQAELKSNNIKAEVMGRPKHYWSIYQKMVVRGHEFNEIFDLVGLRVLVDNVHDCYAAIGVVHSLYSALPGRFKDYVSSPRYGVYQSLHTTVIAEGGRALEVQVRTHEMHYNAEFGVAAHWRYKESKGSHKGDQAEIDQMAWMRQLLDWQKEAADPNEFLDSLRYDLSSQQIFAFTPKGDVINLPAGSTPVDFAYAVHTEVGHRCIGAKVNGKLVALESKLNSGDKVEVFTSKDVNAGPSRDWQEFVVSPRAKAKIRQWFAKERREEHLEAGRDALAAEVQRGGLPMHRLFTADSMRSVAAQLHYPDVDSLYTAIGAGNVSAQHVAKLLTDLFGGEGDAVDALAARTPMSELVRPEIRDSSVGILVEGSPDVMAKLAKCCQPVPGDEIFGFVTRGGGVSVHRSDCTNAAKLNEEPERLISVAWAGASSAGSATMATLNVEALDRQGLLAELTGVLSEQKLPITALSSKIGNDNIANIRFTVGVSDTKQLGALMNQVRNIEGVFDVFRVTA
- a CDS encoding MBL fold metallo-hydrolase, with the protein product MKITGFAAGPFQTNCYVFINEDLPGNPAFVVDPSLGAYPKVMEVVQQEDASLCAVLLTHGHIDHTRDAGLFALPTHIHPADEFMLDGGEGVSLRLRLPFDVDNMKPIADVRHVQDGENLTLAGITLRARHAPGHSPGSTLFVGAGFVIAGDVLFRGSVGRTDLPHSDPDKMQDSLRGPVWEIDDDAAVLPGHGPTTVMAHERATNPFLLAACAGR
- the ypfJ gene encoding KPN_02809 family neutral zinc metallopeptidase — its product is MTFKSDFKPGGGGGRVSTSSGGKGGLGGMPIAVGGGGIGTIILVALIYFLGGGLGDGSQPQPSNQSSQASGYNLDHCTGPEAANQYSDCRVEYTMYSVDQVWDRILAEQAGVAYEQPGMTLFKGSVSTGCGNATSRTGPFYCPRDTTAYMDVDFFDQLAALGGEDGPLSQEYVVAHEMGHHIQHLEGTLGLSNYNDPGEDSAAVAIELQADCYAGIWAKHASEGPDAALEPITREQLSQAVQTARAIGDDNIQKRSGQEVDPDAWTHGSSQQREEAFMAGYTSGKMASCDFLNRGVYSS
- a CDS encoding L-serine ammonia-lyase — translated: MPRSTVSVVDLFSIGIGPSSSHTVGPIRAANQFVEDLGALPARVRVELRGSLAATGIGHGTDRAVLLGLVGWTPLTISSDVRPLPGEAIPASGTVEGPAGSIEYEIVFDPTPVPQHPNCLIFDAWDEQSNQVASRVEFFSIGGGFILDSAGIKAKGQKAAIFSAQGTPTVPFAFHSGEELLTICEAHGLSIAQVMRANEEALHGWDKLRLHLDEVWNVMQECVSKGVKSEGVLPGGLNVTRRAPRLYRLLTAECESSTSRGLDAMEWVNLYALAVNEENAAHGQVVTAPTNGAAGIIPAVMHYCRDFTDDFTIERAREFLLTAGAIGVIIRNNASISGAEVGCQGEVGSASAMAAAGMCAFLGGSPQQVENAAEIALEHNLGLTCDPVGGLVQVPCIERNAIGAVKAINGARLAKLGDGTNIVALDDVVETMAATGRDMNTKYKETSMGGLAVQLGMPVNITEC
- a CDS encoding CE1759 family FMN reductase, yielding MAQLVVLSAGLSTPSATRQVADSIATAAQSLAADREQVKVTTVEIRDYSPELIQASTTGVVPQRLADVFRELSLADGLIAATPVFKASYTGLFKLFFDLLDTEALNGMPTVLVATAGTARHSLITEYAMRPLFTFMRAVVVPTSVFAATEDFGGAEGREMQERINRAASELVGLMIANPGLGSGSAARPRRNGVDPEEDFVPFRNLLHGDAES
- a CDS encoding CE1758 family FMN-dependent luciferase-like monooxygenase is translated as MQFGIFTIGDVTTDPTNGTTPTEKERIDAMTAIALKAEEVGLDVFATGQHHNPPFVPSSPTTHLAYIGAQTKNLQLSTSTTLITTTDPVRIAEDYSFLQNLVDGRMDLMLGRGNTGPVYPWFGKNIMDGIPLAVENYHLLRRLWREPVVNWEGKFRTPLNGFTATPTPLEKVPPFVWHGSIRSPQIAEQAAFYGDGFFHNNIFWNKEHTAAMVNLYRRRFEAYGHGRADQAIVGLGGQVFMAESEEAAVKQFRPYFDNAPVYGHGPSLEEFTTTTPLTVGTPEMVIERTLQFADWVGDYQRQLFLIDHAGLPLEVVLNQIEILGTQVVPELRERMEKRRPDHVPSNPPTFDTLLAAKQAGEDHPHFSVEPGKEQ
- a CDS encoding peptidylprolyl isomerase — encoded protein: MANNEQRGKDALKHLERELNSRDRKEKSAPWTIAALSAVVVLAAGGGIFFLANQDNDNSDTDAATSAAQSRTESAEQETIEAEPITGEPLTKKRATPLGDTVSCAYEASPGEPGRDVGTPATDNISAQGTVTINLDTSAGPIGMELDRAVSPCTVNSIEYLASQGYFDETVCHRLTTSEGLKVLQCGDPTGTGSGGPGFTFANEYPTDEALEKVDLSQLPDGLPAEQLEQFKGQLLQGETPVVYERGTIAMANAGLGTNGSQFFLNYGDSTLPPSYTYFGTITDEGLATLDKIAQVGAEDGLPDGAPVEEVRIVKATIA
- the aspS gene encoding aspartate--tRNA ligase, producing MLRTHLAGDLRKELDGQSVTLTGWVSRRRDHGGVIFIDLRDRSGLAQVVFRESAVAKAAHDLRSEFCIQVTGVVEPRPEGSANPNLASGEIEVNATELKVLNKSAALPFQVEDFSSNEVGEETRLKYRYLDLRRERQAEALRLRSRANRAARQVLDRHDFVEIETPTLTRSTPEGARDFLVPARLRPGSWYALPQSPQLFKQLLQVAGMERYYQIARCYRDEDFRADRQPEFTQLDVEASFVDQEDIISLAEEILVELWKLIGYEISTPIPRITYQEAMEKYGSDKPDLRFGIELVDCTAFFKDTTFRVFQNDYVGAVVMEGGASQPRRQLDAWQDWAKQRGAKGLAYILVQEDGELAGPVAKNITDEEKAGIAAHVGAKPGDCIFFAAGDAKSSRALLGAARGEIARKLDLIKEGDWAFTWVVDAPLFEPAADAAASGDVALGNSKWTAVHHAFTSPKPEYLDSFDQEPGEALAYAYDIVCNGNEIGGGSIRIHQRDVQERVFEVMGISEDEAQEKFGFLLEAFSFGAPPHGGIAFGWDRIVSLLGGFDSIRDVIAFPKSGGGVDPLTDAPAPITKAQRKETGVDAQPKAPEAAKV
- the hisS gene encoding histidine--tRNA ligase, which translates into the protein MTESNTAPQRSNQVSLSAPKGVPDYIPPASSTFIRVRDEFARQARVAGYQHIELPIFEDTSLFARGVGESTDIVSKEMYTFNDRGQRSVTLRPEGTAGVMRAVVQHNLDRGYLPVKLNYYGPFFRYERPQSGRYRQLQQVGVEAIGVDDPLLDAEVIALADRCYRSVGLTGFRLELTSLGDNTCRPQYREKLQQFLFKLPLDEETRRRAEINPLRVLDDKRGEVQNLLVDAPLMLDHLSAESRVHFETVLGTLDDLGIEYTINPRMVRGLDYYTKTTFEFVHDGLGAQSGIGGGGRYDGLMAQIGGQDLSGIGFGLGVDRTVLALEAEGVTLDGVDSRVDVFGVAIGLAASKRMSTLIDAIRAAGISADMSYGGRGLKGAMKGADRAQARYALVLGERELEAGTVAVKDLAAHTQVDVALTVDAVIEAVRR